A genomic segment from Neisseria perflava encodes:
- the rpmE gene encoding 50S ribosomal protein L31, with amino-acid sequence MKQGIHPNYHEINVTCSCGNKFVTKSAMEKDNFNVEVCSLCHPFYTGTQKIVDTTGRVDKFNNKFGNLFKR; translated from the coding sequence ATGAAACAAGGTATTCACCCGAACTACCACGAAATCAATGTTACCTGCTCTTGCGGCAACAAATTCGTGACCAAATCCGCAATGGAAAAAGACAACTTCAACGTTGAGGTTTGCTCTCTGTGCCACCCTTTCTACACCGGTACTCAAAAAATCGTCGACACTACCGGTCGTGTGGACAAATTCAACAACAAATTCGGCAACCTGTTCAAACGCTAA